Proteins encoded together in one Bradyrhizobium sp. CB82 window:
- a CDS encoding plastocyanin/azurin family copper-binding protein: MRIHRRAFTQLLASLGVVVTAPAFAEGKTVEVSMKNSPKGMFVPAAVNISVGDTVKWTNPGVITHSVTFDPAQASTASDVALPAGVAPFDSGNMEEDGTFTHTFTVKGTYKYVCKFHEAMGMVGTVVVS; this comes from the coding sequence ATGAGGATTCATCGTCGTGCTTTTACTCAATTGCTCGCCAGTCTTGGGGTTGTTGTGACTGCTCCTGCATTCGCCGAGGGCAAGACCGTCGAAGTTTCCATGAAGAACAGTCCCAAGGGCATGTTCGTCCCGGCAGCCGTGAATATCAGCGTGGGCGACACGGTGAAGTGGACCAATCCTGGCGTCATCACCCACTCGGTCACCTTCGATCCCGCGCAGGCATCCACGGCTTCTGACGTCGCGCTGCCGGCGGGCGTAGCGCCGTTTGATTCCGGCAACATGGAGGAAGACGGCACCTTCACCCATACCTTCACAGTGAAGGGCACCTACAAATATGTCTGCAAGTTTCACGAAGCGATGGGAATGGTTGGAACTGTTGTCGTTTCCTGA
- a CDS encoding cytochrome b/b6 domain-containing protein — translation MEAALADTTNLRVWDLPVRAMHWLLVIGIGVCWWTGINNELEYHLWSGYAVLWIVLMRLYWGLVGSPTARFVNFVRGPKAILDYVSTLHRRDTPHSHGHNALGAISIVVMLGLVLAVVILGLFAVDVDGLYSGPLSSYVTFKRGRHLAHLHYHWFNILLWVIALHLAAVIFYFIYKRRNLIGPMIHGRRPLDAGNVGDAAETEMEDASLWRFVIGAVVATAIVYAVSIAFYF, via the coding sequence ATGGAAGCGGCTCTCGCCGATACAACGAATCTCAGAGTCTGGGATCTGCCGGTGCGCGCCATGCACTGGCTGCTGGTGATCGGGATCGGCGTATGCTGGTGGACTGGCATCAACAATGAACTCGAATATCACCTGTGGAGCGGCTACGCGGTCCTTTGGATCGTGCTGATGCGCCTCTATTGGGGTCTAGTCGGCTCGCCGACCGCCCGCTTCGTCAATTTCGTGCGGGGGCCTAAAGCGATCCTCGACTATGTCAGCACGCTGCACCGGCGCGACACGCCCCACAGCCATGGCCACAATGCGCTGGGAGCGATTAGTATTGTTGTGATGCTGGGCCTCGTCCTGGCGGTGGTAATCCTTGGCCTGTTTGCGGTCGATGTGGACGGGCTCTATTCGGGACCCCTATCGAGCTACGTCACCTTCAAGCGGGGCCGCCATCTCGCGCATCTCCATTACCATTGGTTCAATATCCTCCTATGGGTGATCGCGCTGCATCTGGCGGCGGTGATCTTCTACTTTATCTACAAGCGCCGGAATCTCATTGGCCCCATGATCCACGGCAGGCGCCCACTTGATGCAGGCAATGTTGGCGACGCTGCCGAAACGGAAATGGAGGACGCGTCCCTTTGGCGATTTGTAATCGGCGCTGTCGTCGCTACCGCCATCGTGTACGCGGTGTCGATCGCCTTTTATTTCTAG
- a CDS encoding cytochrome c, whose protein sequence is MSLLSFRCLAAAASVGLGVAVLKATAGPAEVAQIKPRQDKLRDMGGALKAINDELKKGRIDWDNTVIPNAQTIKDRSAYLLNWFPRGSGPESGKKTYALPTIWQKNDEFMRLGKAAEAEAAKLNQVALSKDGNALKAEARAMGKACKACHDSYRSADYENADEDQDIP, encoded by the coding sequence ATGTCTTTGTTGAGTTTTCGTTGTCTCGCCGCAGCAGCGAGCGTGGGGCTTGGTGTTGCTGTGTTGAAGGCCACCGCCGGCCCGGCAGAAGTCGCTCAGATCAAGCCGCGCCAGGATAAGTTGCGCGACATGGGCGGCGCCTTGAAGGCGATCAATGATGAGCTCAAGAAGGGACGAATAGATTGGGACAATACGGTCATTCCCAATGCGCAAACCATCAAGGACCGCAGCGCTTACTTGCTGAATTGGTTCCCTAGGGGCAGCGGTCCTGAGTCTGGGAAAAAAACTTATGCCTTGCCGACGATCTGGCAGAAAAATGACGAGTTCATGAGGCTCGGCAAGGCGGCTGAGGCCGAAGCCGCCAAGTTGAATCAAGTGGCGCTCAGCAAGGATGGCAATGCGCTGAAGGCGGAGGCGCGAGCGATGGGCAAAGCCTGCAAGGCCTGCCATGATAGCTATCGTTCGGCCGATTATGAAAACGCAGATGAAGACCAGGACATTCCATGA
- a CDS encoding DUF1552 domain-containing protein: MRIDRRFLLRGTFQGALAVMGLPFLDCFLDSKGEVLGATGRPLPTRFNTFFYGLGLTNQLWIPKTGGKDYEITTQLKPLEPYRAKMNVFSGLRVPLDDNPNYQHWSGAAAAVTGISPTKTQEFNSKTIDQQIADVISRGARFKSISAAAAGDPKQSYSSLGGPNAIPAEASPLSLYTRLFGPGFQDPTKGDWKPDPQVMIQQSVLSAVADNRRRVMQNLGAADRTRMDQYFTSVREAELQMAAQLQRPEIQAKVTIPAAPPDMVCNSSLLNLRKSTPLMARLGALALATDQTRVFNLSVSEPTSAIFMPGDPLGYHNTTHEEPIDPALGYQPRVAQYNVDVMELFALLLKELDGIPEGDGTVLDHSLVFAFTDQSYARIHAVDGLPIFVAGGASGRMKTGYHVAGDSSPVSRVGLTIQRAMGVPAEVWGKGSMEVRQPYTDLLT; encoded by the coding sequence ATGAGGATCGATCGCAGATTTCTGCTCCGCGGCACATTCCAGGGTGCCTTGGCCGTCATGGGCCTGCCGTTTCTCGACTGCTTTCTGGACAGCAAAGGCGAGGTGCTGGGCGCGACCGGGCGGCCGCTTCCTACGCGCTTTAACACCTTCTTCTACGGCTTGGGCCTGACCAACCAGTTGTGGATTCCGAAGACGGGCGGCAAGGACTATGAGATTACCACCCAGCTGAAGCCGCTGGAGCCGTATCGCGCCAAGATGAACGTGTTCAGCGGGCTGCGCGTCCCGCTCGACGACAATCCCAATTACCAGCACTGGTCCGGCGCGGCCGCCGCCGTCACCGGCATTTCGCCCACCAAGACTCAGGAATTCAATTCCAAGACCATCGACCAGCAGATCGCCGACGTCATTTCGCGCGGCGCCCGCTTCAAGTCGATTTCCGCCGCCGCTGCCGGCGATCCGAAGCAAAGCTATTCCAGTCTTGGCGGCCCAAATGCTATTCCGGCAGAGGCTTCGCCGCTTTCGCTGTATACCCGCTTGTTCGGGCCCGGCTTTCAGGACCCGACCAAGGGTGATTGGAAACCCGATCCGCAGGTTATGATCCAGCAAAGCGTATTGTCGGCGGTGGCTGACAACCGCAGGCGGGTGATGCAGAATCTCGGTGCCGCCGACCGCACTCGCATGGATCAGTACTTCACCTCGGTGCGCGAGGCCGAATTGCAGATGGCGGCGCAACTGCAACGCCCGGAAATCCAGGCCAAGGTGACCATTCCCGCCGCCCCCCCCGACATGGTGTGCAACAGCTCCTTGCTGAACCTGCGCAAGAGCACGCCTTTGATGGCGCGGCTGGGCGCGCTGGCGCTCGCCACCGATCAAACCCGGGTGTTCAATCTTAGCGTCTCCGAACCGACATCTGCGATTTTCATGCCCGGCGACCCCTTGGGCTATCACAACACCACCCATGAAGAGCCCATCGATCCGGCTCTCGGTTATCAGCCGCGAGTGGCGCAGTACAATGTCGACGTCATGGAACTGTTCGCCCTGCTTCTGAAGGAGCTGGACGGAATCCCCGAAGGCGACGGTACGGTTCTCGACCACAGCTTGGTGTTCGCCTTTACCGACCAGAGCTATGCCAGAATCCATGCGGTGGACGGTCTTCCAATTTTTGTGGCCGGCGGCGCCAGCGGCCGAATGAAGACAGGCTATCACGTCGCGGGCGACTCTAGTCCGGTGTCGCGCGTCGGCCTGACCATCCAGAGGGCCATGGGTGTACCGGCTGAGGTCTGGGGCAAGGGCTCCATGGAAGTCAGGCAGCCTTACACCGACCTGCTGACATAG
- a CDS encoding DUF1592 domain-containing protein: protein MRRLTQQEYRNSIADIFGKEIEVRGSFEPMIRVGGLQAASTSVLSVTPFGFESFTNMADSIAIQVTGEKYRAKLPCVPKATKEPDDACTAQILSQYGRMLYRRPLTSDEIQSAVNLSHGLAESQSDFYAGLRYGLGSLLQAPDFVFRMETAVPAGGMQWALDPYSRATRLSYLMWDSTPDEELIQAAEKGELNTAAGLEKQVDRLMTSPRLDIGMRTFFNDMLELDTFDTVSKDSILYPKWSSGIAASAKEETLRTAIDLALHENGDMRDLMTTRKTFLNRSLAADYQLPFPFKGEWMPYEFPADSGRSGILTQASMLAMFSHPGRSSPTKRGVAVMDIFLCEPTPPPPANVDFSVVNNTSGPLKTVRERLMAHATNGSCASCHNHSDPIGLSLEGFDTIGQRRIMENGIPIDVSATIKGKHFVGAEGLGQFLHDDPKYPACLARKVYSYSRGENSEEVSASAFKAAYKSFADSGFRMRSLLKAMVEDKDYFSAPAPIPETISPSAQ from the coding sequence ATGAGGCGCCTGACCCAGCAGGAATATCGCAACTCCATTGCCGACATTTTCGGCAAGGAGATCGAAGTGCGCGGCTCCTTTGAACCCATGATTCGGGTTGGTGGTCTGCAAGCGGCCAGCACATCGGTGCTGTCGGTGACGCCCTTCGGCTTCGAGTCTTTCACCAACATGGCGGACAGCATTGCCATCCAAGTAACGGGGGAAAAATACCGCGCCAAGCTTCCTTGTGTGCCCAAGGCAACCAAAGAGCCCGATGATGCCTGCACCGCCCAGATACTCAGCCAATATGGGCGGATGCTCTATCGTCGGCCCTTGACCTCGGACGAGATTCAGTCCGCCGTCAATCTAAGCCATGGCTTGGCCGAGTCCCAGAGCGATTTTTATGCGGGCCTGCGCTACGGTCTGGGCAGCCTGCTCCAGGCGCCGGACTTCGTATTCCGCATGGAAACCGCGGTGCCCGCCGGCGGCATGCAATGGGCTCTGGACCCTTACAGCCGGGCGACGCGCCTCAGCTATCTGATGTGGGACTCCACGCCGGACGAGGAATTGATTCAGGCGGCCGAGAAGGGTGAGCTGAATACAGCAGCGGGACTTGAGAAGCAGGTCGACCGCCTGATGACCTCGCCACGGCTCGACATCGGAATGCGGACTTTCTTCAACGACATGTTGGAGCTCGACACTTTTGATACGGTGTCCAAAGACAGCATCCTTTACCCCAAATGGAGTTCAGGCATCGCGGCTTCGGCGAAGGAGGAGACGCTGCGCACCGCCATCGATCTCGCGCTGCATGAGAACGGCGACATGCGCGACCTGATGACCACGCGCAAGACCTTCCTTAATCGCAGCCTGGCGGCCGACTACCAGCTTCCGTTCCCCTTCAAGGGCGAATGGATGCCCTATGAATTCCCTGCCGATTCCGGCCGCAGCGGCATTCTTACCCAAGCCAGCATGCTGGCCATGTTCTCCCATCCCGGCCGCAGCTCGCCCACAAAGCGCGGTGTAGCGGTGATGGACATCTTCCTTTGTGAGCCGACGCCCCCGCCGCCGGCCAATGTGGATTTCTCGGTGGTCAATAACACCAGCGGTCCATTGAAGACGGTGCGTGAGCGCCTGATGGCCCACGCCACCAACGGCAGCTGTGCCTCCTGTCACAACCACAGCGATCCGATCGGCCTGTCGCTGGAGGGCTTTGACACCATCGGTCAGCGGCGCATTATGGAAAATGGCATCCCGATCGATGTTTCCGCCACGATAAAGGGCAAGCATTTTGTTGGTGCAGAGGGCCTTGGCCAGTTCCTGCACGACGATCCCAAATACCCAGCCTGTCTCGCGCGCAAGGTGTACTCCTATTCCCGCGGCGAGAATAGCGAGGAAGTTTCGGCTTCCGCGTTCAAGGCCGCCTACAAGTCCTTCGCGGATTCCGGTTTTCGAATGCGCTCACTGCTGAAGGCCATGGTCGAGGACAAGGACTATTTCAGCGCGCCTGCACCCATTCCCGAAACCATCAGTCCCTCGGCACAGTAG
- a CDS encoding succinylglutamate desuccinylase/aspartoacylase family protein, with translation MRLNIDLDREGRQTGSINLASSTNDSAYQQIQIPIVAFRNGDGPRILLMAGNHGDEFEGQIILTRLARQLDLHHIRGRLLLLPAINLPAALAGTRTSPLDNGNLNRSFPGNPRGTPTERIADFIEKTLIPDSDFLIDLHSGGNSLNYLPAPSVTDTEDETVRARLLGILRAFGSPLGYVFSEPPTRDVGTIGSCRRAGIERLGTELGGGGGVSPEAVALGEAGVLRVLTHLGALDPAAIANLPIPSPMKILRRPAPHTGYYIYAGSTGVFEPFIDLGERVSPGQRVGQILTPEIPWQDPVTIHSNVSGTLICRRALGLARRGDGLMVFADDLAG, from the coding sequence ATGAGATTGAACATAGACCTCGATCGGGAGGGCAGGCAGACAGGAAGCATCAACCTTGCTTCGTCGACTAACGATTCTGCCTACCAGCAGATTCAAATACCCATCGTCGCGTTCCGTAATGGAGACGGGCCACGTATCCTGCTCATGGCGGGCAACCATGGCGATGAATTCGAAGGCCAGATCATATTGACAAGGTTGGCGCGGCAACTCGACCTGCATCACATACGCGGACGTCTACTGCTTCTTCCCGCCATCAATCTGCCGGCCGCATTGGCGGGCACGAGAACGTCGCCGCTCGACAACGGCAATTTGAATCGCAGTTTTCCCGGCAATCCCCGCGGCACGCCGACCGAGCGTATCGCAGACTTTATCGAGAAGACGCTAATCCCTGATTCGGATTTTCTCATCGACCTTCATTCTGGCGGAAATTCGCTCAATTATTTGCCCGCTCCCAGTGTGACCGACACCGAAGACGAAACCGTCCGTGCGAGACTGCTCGGTATACTCCGCGCATTTGGATCGCCTCTTGGCTACGTATTCTCTGAGCCGCCAACTAGGGATGTGGGAACAATCGGATCCTGCCGCCGCGCAGGAATCGAGCGCCTTGGCACGGAGCTTGGCGGCGGGGGCGGGGTATCGCCGGAAGCGGTCGCGCTCGGAGAAGCTGGTGTGCTTCGCGTGCTCACTCATCTCGGAGCACTCGATCCCGCTGCCATTGCAAATTTGCCTATACCAAGTCCGATGAAGATTCTCAGGCGACCTGCACCTCACACAGGTTACTATATTTACGCTGGGAGCACAGGCGTCTTCGAGCCCTTCATCGATCTTGGCGAGCGAGTTTCGCCGGGCCAGCGGGTGGGGCAGATTCTTACGCCGGAAATTCCGTGGCAGGATCCAGTCACGATTCACTCCAACGTTTCGGGCACGCTCATCTGTCGGCGTGCGTTGGGTCTTGCTCGCAGGGGCGACGGACTGATGGTCTTTGCTGACGACCTCGCTGGCTGA
- a CDS encoding energy transducer TonB yields MRRAVESALVYPASARASGQHGRARVTFDFLDGRVSAVSLAQSSGSSLLDQAALATVRSANYPAPPPELSHKTLHLSVYVEFKAGQ; encoded by the coding sequence ATGCGGCGAGCTGTCGAAAGTGCGCTGGTCTATCCGGCATCGGCGCGTGCCTCAGGCCAGCATGGTCGCGCGCGCGTGACGTTCGACTTTCTCGATGGACGCGTGTCGGCAGTCAGCTTGGCGCAATCGAGCGGGTCTTCGCTTCTCGATCAGGCGGCACTCGCCACCGTCAGGAGCGCAAATTATCCGGCCCCGCCTCCCGAACTGAGCCATAAAACGCTTCATCTCAGCGTCTACGTTGAATTCAAGGCCGGGCAGTGA
- a CDS encoding biopolymer transporter ExbD: protein MRYLEVRKGRIEIIPMIDIMLFLLVFFIMITLRMIPATGIASQLPQSSTTQDLPHPKIVVTLFADGSIETDGQKLTIDDLTAKLAGEPDREHAAVTIAGAGTTTLQNLLAVMDACRKAGIVQVGLAAKDAK from the coding sequence ATGCGTTATCTTGAGGTGCGGAAGGGCCGCATCGAAATCATCCCGATGATCGACATCATGCTATTCTTGCTGGTGTTCTTCATCATGATCACTTTACGGATGATCCCGGCGACGGGAATCGCGTCGCAACTTCCGCAAAGCAGCACCACGCAGGATCTGCCCCACCCGAAGATCGTCGTCACGTTGTTTGCCGACGGCAGTATCGAGACGGATGGTCAAAAGCTAACCATTGACGATTTGACGGCTAAATTGGCGGGGGAGCCGGACCGCGAGCATGCTGCTGTTACCATTGCCGGAGCAGGCACCACCACGCTGCAGAATCTGCTGGCTGTGATGGATGCATGTCGCAAGGCTGGCATCGTCCAAGTGGGGCTGGCCGCGAAGGACGCCAAGTAG
- a CDS encoding MotA/TolQ/ExbB proton channel family protein: MTLDHLTELAAQSDGILYVMAVLLLIALTVIIDRFWFLGRTIRRGKRVTATVAQFAHLDRKTLADLVENSPRLPHRALLEVPLQHSDLKDAHRMSELLEEAILWQVPKLDSRLWLLDTIVTLAPLLGLLGTIAGMVKAFAVLGDVGNAPTQITGGVGQALIATACGLLIAIVGLVCFNSLNNWTRLIVHQLETLKISMVNRLDAPRMASAEKRPHGPAIHPLANTGT, translated from the coding sequence ATGACCCTGGACCATCTCACTGAGCTCGCGGCGCAATCAGACGGCATTCTCTATGTTATGGCCGTCCTGCTGTTAATTGCGTTGACTGTAATTATCGATCGCTTCTGGTTCCTTGGTCGGACCATCCGTCGTGGAAAGCGCGTCACAGCTACTGTCGCGCAATTCGCGCACCTGGACAGGAAGACGCTTGCAGACCTCGTCGAGAATTCGCCGCGGCTGCCACACCGCGCCTTGCTGGAAGTGCCACTGCAGCATTCCGATCTGAAAGATGCGCATCGGATGTCCGAGTTGCTGGAGGAGGCAATCCTATGGCAAGTCCCCAAGCTGGACAGCCGGCTGTGGCTGCTCGATACTATCGTGACGCTGGCGCCGTTGCTCGGCCTTCTCGGCACCATCGCCGGCATGGTCAAGGCGTTCGCGGTCCTTGGTGATGTTGGCAACGCGCCGACCCAGATCACTGGCGGCGTCGGCCAGGCTCTGATCGCCACCGCATGCGGTCTACTCATCGCCATCGTCGGTCTCGTTTGCTTCAACAGCCTCAACAACTGGACGCGGCTCATCGTCCATCAGCTTGAAACGTTGAAGATCTCCATGGTCAACCGTCTCGATGCTCCTCGTATGGCTTCAGCGGAAAAGCGTCCGCATGGGCCCGCCATCCACCCGCTCGCGAATACGGGAACCTAA
- a CDS encoding TonB-dependent receptor, with the protein MRRVSGTADRRGIRRQYAALWLAASVPPVIGATGAHAQQTTDLGTVETSDTAGDVNSAVYQAPTTTPLTVTQPTSVINRHYIENNIPATSNFDKVISVAPSVMVSPSGSGGDDANISIRGFQNGQFNTTLDGIPLRLFNGSQRSGTFIMTNDLGQVTIDRGPGTASTVGDATFGGTVGLQTKSPMSTMATTATTGYGSFNTQLYGLQFDSGQIKGTNGASLFLDTQFTKSDGYYTNTAKERENAALKIQQPLSDNTMLTFVSIYNDETRNYFQGASLAQIAKYGPNYGLSSDPNQQNYAGYNRWRLQTDFEYLGLKSDYGEGWHLENKLYTYGYYTAALIQGKDVSDNSRLGTIFGASDVPGIRGPVNSRSYGDVVALTKDTFFGDVKVGAWAEHQPSYRGNFNVDMTLAQKYISTNYDQHLGLDTFQPYVEADWKALPDLTITTGAKYAYSARSQSSLVDFYTKKPLDYAQSWAKVLPSLAANYRLSANWSVYAQAAEGFLIPPVVSSGSNVQPQTTWNYQVGTSYQSKAFTLAGDVYYIDFDNMIASQTIGGITNYFNAGGVIYQGVEAEGTVHVGNGFSLFANGSLNSARNKQTGQWIAKAPNATAAAGLIYEEGNWHASLTDKWVGQRFGDIGEKQPLSPFNQLDMAITYKVKNPLPNLAAVTAKFGIDNILDSHAIVDFGGYSGGSVTPLFYAQIGRNIYTSLTVQF; encoded by the coding sequence ATGCGACGAGTTTCGGGTACCGCAGACCGGCGGGGGATCAGGCGCCAGTACGCTGCGCTTTGGCTGGCTGCAAGTGTTCCGCCGGTGATTGGGGCGACAGGTGCTCACGCCCAGCAGACGACGGACCTCGGGACTGTCGAAACCTCGGATACTGCGGGCGATGTGAATTCGGCTGTCTATCAGGCGCCGACCACAACTCCCCTGACTGTGACCCAGCCGACCTCGGTCATCAACAGGCACTACATCGAGAACAATATTCCGGCGACCAGCAACTTCGATAAGGTCATCAGCGTCGCGCCAAGTGTAATGGTTTCGCCCAGCGGAAGCGGTGGAGATGACGCGAACATCTCGATCCGTGGCTTTCAAAATGGCCAGTTCAACACCACCCTCGACGGAATCCCGCTTCGGCTCTTCAATGGGAGCCAGCGCAGTGGAACCTTCATCATGACGAACGACCTGGGGCAGGTTACGATTGACCGCGGCCCGGGTACGGCGTCGACCGTGGGTGATGCGACGTTCGGCGGCACGGTCGGGTTGCAAACCAAGTCTCCAATGTCGACGATGGCTACAACGGCGACGACGGGCTACGGCAGCTTCAATACCCAGCTCTACGGTCTGCAATTTGATTCCGGTCAGATCAAAGGAACAAACGGCGCGTCGCTGTTCCTCGACACTCAATTCACAAAGAGCGACGGCTATTACACGAACACTGCCAAGGAGCGAGAAAACGCGGCGCTGAAAATTCAGCAGCCGCTCAGTGACAATACGATGCTCACCTTCGTATCAATCTACAACGATGAAACGCGAAATTATTTTCAGGGTGCCTCGCTCGCCCAGATCGCCAAATACGGCCCGAACTACGGGCTGTCCTCCGACCCAAACCAACAGAATTATGCGGGCTACAACCGCTGGAGGCTCCAGACCGACTTCGAATACCTCGGCCTAAAGTCCGACTATGGTGAGGGCTGGCATCTTGAGAACAAGCTCTACACCTACGGTTATTACACCGCAGCGCTGATTCAGGGAAAGGATGTCAGTGACAATTCCCGCCTCGGTACGATCTTCGGCGCCAGCGACGTACCGGGCATCCGCGGTCCTGTAAACTCCCGCTCCTATGGCGATGTGGTCGCGCTGACCAAGGACACGTTTTTTGGCGACGTGAAGGTCGGGGCATGGGCCGAGCACCAGCCGAGCTATCGGGGTAACTTCAACGTCGATATGACGTTGGCGCAGAAATACATCTCCACCAACTACGACCAGCACCTCGGGCTGGATACTTTTCAACCCTATGTCGAGGCAGACTGGAAAGCGCTGCCCGACCTGACGATTACGACCGGCGCGAAATATGCCTATTCCGCGCGTAGCCAATCATCGCTCGTCGATTTTTACACGAAAAAACCACTCGACTACGCTCAGAGTTGGGCAAAGGTCCTTCCCTCGCTTGCCGCGAATTACAGGCTGTCGGCCAACTGGTCAGTCTACGCGCAGGCCGCGGAAGGTTTTTTGATCCCACCCGTTGTGAGCTCCGGATCCAATGTTCAGCCTCAAACGACTTGGAATTATCAGGTCGGCACATCCTACCAAAGCAAGGCCTTCACGCTAGCCGGCGACGTCTACTACATCGACTTCGACAATATGATCGCATCGCAGACGATCGGCGGTATCACCAACTACTTCAACGCCGGCGGCGTGATTTACCAAGGCGTGGAAGCCGAAGGAACAGTTCACGTCGGCAACGGCTTCAGCCTGTTTGCCAACGGCAGCCTCAACAGCGCGAGGAACAAGCAGACCGGGCAATGGATCGCCAAAGCGCCGAACGCAACGGCTGCGGCCGGCCTGATCTACGAAGAGGGAAATTGGCATGCTTCGCTGACGGACAAATGGGTCGGCCAGCGCTTCGGTGATATCGGAGAAAAGCAGCCGCTGTCACCATTCAATCAGCTTGACATGGCGATCACCTACAAGGTCAAGAATCCGCTACCCAATTTGGCCGCAGTGACGGCAAAATTCGGGATCGACAACATCCTCGACAGTCATGCGATCGTAGACTTTGGTGGCTATTCCGGCGGGTCAGTGACGCCGCTGTTCTACGCGCAGATTGGCCGGAACATCTATACCAGCCTGACTGTGCAGTTCTGA
- a CDS encoding transposase family protein, which translates to MSVSGAFIQTLTMVDVATGWTECFPLIVREAALVVEPLDRAQNLLPWPVRGLDFDNDTAFMNDTVVSWCRSHNVEVTRFRAYKKNDQAFVEQKKRSYRSPPGGLRAV; encoded by the coding sequence ATGTCCGTATCCGGCGCATTTATTCAGACGCTAACAATGGTGGATGTCGCAACGGGGTGGACCGAATGCTTTCCGCTCATCGTGCGTGAGGCAGCTCTTGTGGTCGAGCCTCTCGACCGCGCGCAGAACCTACTTCCTTGGCCTGTTCGTGGGCTAGATTTTGACAACGACACCGCTTTCATGAACGACACGGTCGTATCGTGGTGCCGCTCTCACAATGTCGAAGTAACTCGTTTCAGAGCGTACAAGAAGAACGATCAGGCGTTCGTCGAGCAAAAAAAACGGAGCTATCGTTCGCCGCCTGGTGGGCTACGGGCGGTTTGA
- a CDS encoding GDSL-type esterase/lipase family protein yields the protein MRKQVLLSVLLFVSSLAASVLAAEGILRLKNSSMQNYDIEMWRYARELKAPSPRPELGHDHIKNASAILQSVEIRTNEWKLRGGPVLPRNQVARRILFLGGSITLGWGVPEGKTITSRVEAALREKGESVDVLNGGVGNYNAERYVQRFFYELKGLEPTDIVVQYFLRDAEKLDPTAGNWFLRHSELAVTIWIAINRLLNKSGERSLVEHYQDVYRDDQPGFIEMQRQLRRLAEYADKKNIRLYLAMTPDVHNLKDYPFGFIHDKMRSIAQADGYTFVDLLPVLGKLSPEQIWAMPGDPHPNPLGHKLMAEGILPVLDQ from the coding sequence ATGCGTAAACAAGTTCTGCTCTCGGTACTCCTGTTTGTGTCTTCGTTGGCAGCATCGGTGCTCGCGGCCGAAGGGATTTTGCGGCTCAAGAACAGCTCAATGCAGAACTACGATATCGAGATGTGGCGATATGCGCGGGAGCTAAAGGCTCCAAGCCCGCGACCGGAGCTTGGTCACGATCACATCAAGAATGCCTCTGCGATTCTCCAGTCCGTTGAGATCCGAACAAACGAATGGAAGTTGCGCGGGGGCCCAGTTTTGCCCCGCAATCAGGTCGCCCGTCGCATCTTGTTTCTGGGCGGCTCCATAACGCTTGGCTGGGGGGTGCCCGAAGGTAAAACCATTACGTCCCGCGTCGAGGCCGCGCTGCGTGAGAAGGGCGAAAGTGTCGACGTGCTGAACGGCGGTGTCGGCAACTACAACGCTGAACGATACGTACAGCGCTTTTTCTACGAGCTTAAGGGGTTGGAGCCGACCGATATCGTCGTGCAGTACTTCCTTCGCGATGCTGAGAAGCTCGACCCGACTGCGGGCAATTGGTTCCTGAGGCATAGCGAGCTTGCAGTAACAATTTGGATCGCCATCAACAGACTTCTCAACAAGTCTGGAGAGCGCTCACTCGTTGAACACTATCAAGATGTCTACCGCGATGATCAGCCGGGCTTCATCGAAATGCAACGGCAACTTCGTCGACTGGCCGAATACGCCGACAAGAAGAATATTCGCCTGTACCTGGCCATGACGCCGGATGTTCACAACCTAAAGGATTATCCATTTGGATTTATTCACGACAAGATGCGTTCAATTGCGCAAGCGGATGGATATACATTCGTCGATTTGTTGCCCGTGCTTGGAAAGCTTTCTCCAGAACAAATCTGGGCTATGCCGGGAGACCCGCATCCCAACCCGTTAGGACATAAGTTAATGGCGGAAGGCATTCTTCCCGTTCTCGATCAATAG